A window of the Streptomyces formicae genome harbors these coding sequences:
- a CDS encoding polyprenyl synthetase family protein has protein sequence MSASTASPAEPGFDVPGMRRAVDEVLEEFLMGKVRSTAESCLPEEVPRLLYDFCFAGGKRLRPLLCVVGWHAAGGSGDIGPVVRVAASLEMFHAFALIHDDVMDDSAIRRGRLTVHRALAVGLATGRSRSQIGRLAAGGAILIGDLALAWSDEIVHTAGLTPAQLSGALPLIDAMREEVMCGQYLDVTTTGRPTADVEGALAITRYKTAKYTCERPLHIGAALAGADQQLLDELSAFALPTGEAFQLRDDLLGVFGDPAVTGKPCSDDLRDGKYTTLVALALRDSAPRHQGLLRGLLGREDLTAAEAAQIRTVLVASGARAQVEDMIARRSREALSLLDSVAAIAPAAVPHLRRLVPHAAGRTS, from the coding sequence ATGTCCGCGTCCACTGCCTCACCGGCCGAGCCCGGATTCGACGTGCCGGGCATGCGCCGTGCCGTCGATGAGGTGCTGGAGGAGTTCCTCATGGGCAAGGTCCGAAGCACCGCGGAGTCCTGCCTGCCGGAGGAAGTTCCCCGGCTGTTGTACGACTTCTGCTTCGCGGGCGGCAAACGACTGCGCCCGCTGCTGTGCGTGGTCGGCTGGCACGCGGCCGGAGGCAGCGGCGACATCGGACCGGTGGTGCGGGTAGCGGCGTCCTTGGAGATGTTCCACGCCTTCGCGCTGATCCACGATGACGTCATGGACGACAGTGCGATCCGGCGTGGCCGGCTCACCGTGCACCGCGCACTCGCTGTGGGCCTTGCAACCGGCCGCAGTCGCTCGCAGATCGGCCGCCTGGCAGCCGGCGGCGCCATACTCATCGGCGACCTGGCCCTCGCCTGGTCCGACGAGATCGTCCACACCGCGGGTCTCACTCCCGCCCAGCTCTCGGGGGCGCTGCCGCTGATCGACGCGATGCGGGAGGAGGTGATGTGCGGCCAGTACCTCGATGTGACCACTACCGGCAGGCCCACCGCCGATGTCGAGGGAGCCCTGGCCATCACCCGCTACAAGACGGCCAAGTACACCTGTGAGCGGCCCCTGCACATCGGGGCCGCTCTCGCCGGGGCCGACCAGCAACTACTGGATGAGCTCAGCGCGTTCGCGCTGCCGACGGGCGAAGCGTTCCAGCTGCGGGACGATCTGCTCGGCGTCTTCGGCGACCCTGCCGTCACGGGCAAACCGTGCTCGGACGACCTGCGAGACGGCAAGTACACGACCCTTGTCGCCCTCGCCTTGCGCGACTCCGCACCCCGACATCAAGGCCTGCTGCGCGGCCTGCTCGGCCGAGAGGACCTGACCGCGGCGGAAGCCGCGCAGATCCGCACGGTCCTCGTCGCCAGCGGTGCCCGGGCCCAGGTCGAGGACATGATCGCGCGGCGCAGCCGTGAAGCGCTGAGCCTCCTCGACTCGGTTGCGGCGATCGCTCCGGCGGCGGTGCCCCACCTGCGTCGCCTGGTGCCCCACGCCGCGGGGAGGACGTCATGA